The following proteins come from a genomic window of Novosphingobium sp. P6W:
- a CDS encoding FecR domain-containing protein: MTATRQPMAPEIAAAAADWIVRRDGGRMTAEDQQAFALWLAEPSHSDAVARLEMIWELLDGEEYEPVAELPRQRAARGRTLAFGTRWSRSSRRGALVSGAVAAALALVVVGGVQDWPMRMRADHMTGIGERREVMLSDGSVVQLDSGSAIALDYTGARRGVRLLAGAAMFNIAPDPARPFTVDAEGGSVTALGTAFAVRDEGGRATVTVTRHSVRVEGAGRTAVVGEGQRADFGRTALSGPLPAQGDAAAWTRGRLVVVDRPLGEVVAQIARYRRGYVAVTGPAAAIRVSGVYDLNHPLAALDSIEKSLGLSSVRLSDRFIILHR; this comes from the coding sequence ATGACCGCGACAAGACAGCCTATGGCGCCCGAGATCGCTGCTGCCGCGGCGGACTGGATCGTGCGGCGCGACGGCGGCCGCATGACCGCCGAGGACCAGCAGGCCTTCGCACTCTGGCTCGCCGAGCCTTCGCATAGCGACGCTGTTGCGCGGCTCGAAATGATCTGGGAACTGCTCGACGGCGAGGAGTACGAACCCGTTGCCGAACTGCCGCGCCAGCGGGCGGCGCGCGGCCGAACGCTGGCTTTTGGAACGCGCTGGTCCCGTTCGTCCCGGCGCGGGGCGCTGGTATCGGGCGCCGTCGCGGCGGCACTGGCGCTGGTTGTAGTTGGCGGTGTGCAGGACTGGCCGATGCGGATGCGCGCCGATCACATGACCGGCATCGGCGAGCGGCGTGAGGTCATGCTTTCGGACGGATCGGTGGTTCAACTCGATAGCGGTTCGGCGATTGCGCTGGATTACACAGGTGCGCGCCGGGGCGTGCGGCTGCTGGCGGGAGCGGCGATGTTCAACATCGCGCCCGACCCTGCGCGGCCCTTCACCGTCGATGCCGAAGGTGGCAGTGTCACTGCGCTGGGCACGGCCTTTGCGGTGCGCGATGAGGGGGGGCGCGCCACCGTCACCGTGACCCGGCACAGCGTCAGGGTAGAGGGAGCAGGACGCACTGCCGTGGTCGGCGAAGGACAGCGTGCGGATTTCGGGCGCACTGCGCTAAGCGGCCCGTTACCGGCACAAGGCGATGCGGCCGCCTGGACGCGGGGGCGACTGGTGGTGGTTGACCGGCCGCTTGGCGAAGTCGTGGCGCAGATCGCCCGTTATCGGCGCGGCTACGTCGCCGTGACAGGCCCCGCCGCCGCGATCCGGGTGAGCGGGGTCTACGACCTTAACCACCCTCTGGCCGCGCTCGACAGCATCGAGAAGAGCCTTGGCCTTTCGTCCGTGCGCCTCTCGGACCGCTTCATCATACTGCACCGATAA
- a CDS encoding endonuclease/exonuclease/phosphatase family protein — protein sequence MAPGQAPPARIETAADGVTRTTTLSVLTYNVEGLGWPARSGREDDLRRIGEHLAALRAAGKAPDVVMFQEVFSGAAKKAVLATGYPAIVSGPRRTAPHVRMFNDKLPGRANIRRGELGIRLTGSGLVIASSYPVQLTQGQAYGRRSCAGIDCLANKGVMLARIAIPGVPVPVDLYDTHMNSRLASKAPLFRNLEAHTRQANEASAFIDRSHDDRFPIVFGGDFNMRHSQGRWDNFTRYQPMELVHRACMAPGSACDVRMSWDGDAPWVDTQDLQFFEAGENVDIAPIRVEALFDGGPNGPELSDHDGFLVTYRLTWREKSHLSVQ from the coding sequence ATGGCACCCGGTCAGGCTCCACCGGCACGCATCGAAACAGCCGCCGACGGGGTGACCCGGACGACCACGCTGTCGGTGCTGACTTACAATGTCGAGGGTCTTGGCTGGCCGGCGCGCTCCGGCCGCGAGGATGACCTGCGCCGGATCGGCGAGCATCTGGCTGCGCTGCGTGCCGCGGGCAAGGCGCCCGACGTCGTCATGTTTCAGGAAGTGTTCAGCGGCGCGGCGAAGAAGGCCGTGCTTGCCACGGGATATCCGGCAATCGTTTCCGGTCCCCGGCGCACGGCTCCGCATGTGAGGATGTTCAATGACAAGCTGCCGGGCCGCGCCAATATACGGCGTGGCGAACTGGGGATCCGGCTGACCGGCAGCGGTTTGGTGATCGCGTCATCCTATCCGGTACAACTTACGCAAGGGCAGGCCTATGGACGCCGATCCTGTGCCGGTATCGACTGCCTTGCGAACAAGGGCGTCATGCTGGCCCGTATCGCGATCCCCGGAGTACCGGTGCCGGTCGACCTCTACGACACGCATATGAATTCGCGCCTGGCGTCCAAAGCGCCGCTCTTTCGCAACCTGGAAGCCCATACGCGGCAAGCGAACGAGGCCTCCGCCTTCATCGACCGGAGCCACGATGACCGCTTCCCGATCGTTTTCGGCGGTGATTTCAACATGCGCCATTCGCAGGGGCGGTGGGACAACTTCACCCGTTACCAGCCGATGGAACTGGTCCACCGCGCTTGCATGGCGCCTGGCTCGGCTTGCGACGTGCGCATGTCGTGGGACGGCGACGCGCCGTGGGTGGATACGCAGGACCTCCAGTTCTTCGAGGCCGGCGAAAACGTCGACATCGCACCGATCCGGGTGGAAGCCCTGTTCGACGGCGGTCCCAATGGACCGGAGCTGTCCGACCACGACGGGTTCCTCGTCACCTACAGGCTGACATGGCGAGAAAAGTCTCATCTGTCCGTCCAGTAG
- a CDS encoding TonB-dependent siderophore receptor — translation MVPVRSLALCGAAFFAISTAASARAEEPSAGANDEGGADGDSIIVTAGSSGTKTETPLIQVPQPLTVITSEQYISQGAISISDTVKYAAGVLANPYGRDTRVDGFNIRGIDALQFRDGMRDIFSYYATITSDPYNFSRVEIVRGPASVLFGQGSIGGLVNLVSKAPEFMTGGEINLVYGSYDRKEAMGDANLALADNLAIRAVGRVRDADTYVDHVPDDRVMFAPSIRWQPTPDTDVVLNGVYQKDETGSTSQFLPIVGTFRPNAANPAGRLDQYTFVGKPGWDRYNGRSLQAGGAITHKFSDSIRLSMKARYIDSNVDYRTHYADSYSYPTDPFSVYGTDGRTIGLSSSASDAKMNVFSTDNNLQINFNTGANIEHKLLVGIDYSWNKVGKRTTYGSGEIVDLYDIDYDALAAYEATGPFAYDTQKQLGIYVQDQVRLYDRVSVVVGARRDRVTSSAGTKDNATTFRAGIIGELGAGFSPFFSYTESFLPIAGADSNGDAFKPQTGTQFEAGVKWQPERNTLVTATAFHIKERYRVLYLPNNVIAQSGELTTKGFEVEASHTLPGNFELLVNYGYNQLKSEVNSSLDYMPRHTASIWSSKTFGVSDDAQLRLGAGVVYSGKSKSTGQIDPYGLNPAIPDDQLYTVVTPSRTTVDALAEINWNSWHFALNATNLLNNKYYASCLARGDCFMGAPRNVMATVGYRF, via the coding sequence ATGGTCCCCGTCCGCTCTCTCGCCCTTTGCGGGGCCGCGTTCTTCGCAATATCGACGGCGGCTTCGGCACGTGCGGAAGAACCGTCGGCCGGCGCCAATGACGAGGGGGGGGCAGACGGAGACAGTATCATCGTCACCGCCGGCAGTTCAGGGACGAAAACGGAAACGCCGCTTATCCAGGTGCCGCAGCCGCTTACGGTCATCACCTCGGAACAGTATATCTCGCAAGGTGCGATCAGCATCAGCGACACCGTGAAATACGCCGCTGGCGTCCTCGCCAATCCCTACGGACGCGATACCCGCGTCGACGGCTTTAACATCCGTGGCATCGATGCGCTGCAGTTTCGCGACGGCATGCGCGACATCTTCAGCTATTACGCCACGATCACGTCCGACCCCTACAACTTCTCCCGCGTGGAGATCGTGCGCGGCCCGGCGTCGGTACTGTTTGGCCAAGGCTCGATCGGCGGCCTCGTCAATCTCGTCTCCAAGGCCCCGGAATTCATGACCGGCGGAGAAATAAACCTCGTCTACGGCAGCTATGACCGCAAGGAGGCTATGGGCGACGCCAACCTCGCGCTGGCTGACAACCTCGCGATCCGTGCCGTGGGCCGCGTCCGCGATGCCGATACATATGTCGATCATGTGCCGGACGACCGCGTGATGTTCGCGCCTTCGATTCGCTGGCAGCCCACACCTGACACGGACGTGGTGCTGAACGGTGTCTATCAAAAGGATGAAACCGGCTCGACCTCGCAGTTCCTGCCAATCGTGGGAACTTTCCGCCCGAACGCCGCGAACCCCGCCGGCCGCCTCGATCAGTACACCTTCGTCGGCAAGCCCGGCTGGGACCGCTACAACGGCCGCTCGCTGCAGGCCGGCGGCGCCATCACTCATAAATTCTCGGACAGCATCCGCCTGAGCATGAAGGCGCGCTACATCGACAGCAATGTCGACTATAGAACACATTATGCCGACAGCTACAGCTACCCGACCGATCCCTTCTCGGTCTACGGCACAGATGGCCGGACCATCGGCCTGTCTTCCAGCGCCAGCGATGCGAAGATGAATGTCTTCTCCACGGACAACAACCTCCAGATCAATTTCAACACCGGCGCAAATATCGAGCATAAGTTGCTGGTCGGTATCGATTATAGCTGGAACAAGGTCGGCAAGCGCACCACTTATGGGTCGGGCGAGATCGTCGACCTGTACGACATCGACTACGACGCGCTGGCAGCATACGAAGCGACCGGTCCCTTCGCCTACGATACACAGAAGCAACTGGGCATCTATGTGCAGGACCAGGTCCGGTTGTACGACCGGGTCTCGGTTGTCGTCGGCGCCCGCCGCGACCGGGTGACCTCGTCGGCCGGAACCAAGGACAACGCCACCACCTTCCGCGCGGGCATCATCGGGGAACTGGGCGCAGGCTTTTCGCCTTTCTTCAGCTATACGGAAAGCTTCCTGCCGATCGCCGGCGCCGACAGCAACGGCGACGCCTTCAAGCCGCAGACGGGAACCCAATTTGAGGCCGGGGTGAAGTGGCAGCCAGAGCGCAACACGCTGGTTACCGCCACGGCATTCCATATCAAGGAACGCTACCGCGTACTCTACCTGCCCAACAATGTCATCGCCCAGTCAGGCGAGCTGACCACCAAGGGCTTCGAAGTGGAAGCGAGCCACACCCTGCCCGGCAACTTCGAATTGTTGGTCAATTACGGCTATAACCAGCTGAAATCGGAAGTAAACAGCAGTCTCGACTATATGCCGCGCCATACGGCTTCGATCTGGTCGAGCAAGACCTTCGGCGTTTCGGACGATGCGCAGCTACGCCTGGGCGCCGGCGTTGTGTATAGCGGCAAGAGCAAGTCGACCGGCCAGATCGATCCTTATGGCCTCAACCCTGCGATCCCCGATGACCAGCTTTACACGGTCGTCACGCCATCACGCACGACCGTCGATGCTCTGGCTGAGATCAACTGGAACAGTTGGCACTTCGCGCTGAACGCCACAAACCTGCTCAACAACAAATACTACGCCTCGTGCCTCGCCCGCGGCGACTGCTTCATGGGCGCGCCGCGCAATGTCATGGCCACGGTCGGCTATCGTTTCTGA
- a CDS encoding AraC family transcriptional regulator, with translation MTADPLAEIVTLLQPSASFSKLVECAGVWRVRRNVEGKPVFCAILEGGCRVIVGGQPPVILQAGDFVLAPATHDQVIESIHPPPHGIDMMPTGIGEGRFRVGREGPPNLRMQVGVCSFASPDAALLVSLLPTMVVARGEPRLATLMQLVGDETRKSRPAREVVLERLLEVLLIEALRCGTEPASVPSLARGLSDDRLVAALRAMHARPQHGWTVAELASETAMSRSAFFKRFNHVVGLPPMEYLFAWRMALAKRLLRGGELAIGHIAERVGYGSASTFSTAFARHVGMPPARYARAEHVP, from the coding sequence ATGACCGCCGATCCGCTGGCCGAGATTGTGACCCTGCTTCAGCCAAGCGCCAGCTTTTCCAAACTGGTCGAATGTGCCGGCGTCTGGCGCGTTCGACGTAATGTTGAAGGTAAGCCGGTTTTTTGCGCGATTCTCGAAGGCGGTTGCCGGGTAATCGTCGGCGGACAGCCGCCGGTGATATTGCAGGCCGGCGACTTCGTGCTTGCCCCGGCCACTCATGATCAGGTCATCGAAAGCATTCACCCGCCGCCGCACGGGATCGACATGATGCCTACCGGGATCGGTGAGGGCCGTTTCCGGGTTGGCCGGGAAGGCCCACCGAACCTGCGCATGCAGGTTGGCGTGTGCAGCTTCGCGTCGCCCGATGCAGCCTTGCTCGTCTCGTTGTTGCCGACGATGGTGGTCGCACGCGGCGAACCCCGACTGGCTACGCTCATGCAACTCGTCGGAGACGAGACGCGCAAGAGCCGCCCCGCGCGCGAGGTCGTGCTTGAGCGCCTGCTGGAAGTGCTGTTGATAGAAGCGCTGCGCTGCGGCACCGAACCGGCTTCGGTGCCAAGCCTGGCGCGTGGTCTGAGCGATGATCGCCTGGTCGCGGCGCTGCGGGCGATGCACGCCAGGCCGCAGCATGGCTGGACCGTAGCGGAGCTTGCTTCGGAAACAGCCATGTCGCGATCTGCTTTCTTCAAGCGTTTCAACCATGTGGTTGGTTTGCCGCCGATGGAATATCTCTTCGCCTGGCGTATGGCGCTTGCGAAACGATTGTTGCGGGGCGGAGAGCTTGCGATCGGGCATATCGCGGAAAGGGTTGGTTACGGCTCGGCGAGCACCTTCAGCACTGCATTTGCCCGCCATGTGGGAATGCCGCCGGCGCGATATGCCCGCGCGGAGCATGTTCCGTAG
- a CDS encoding SDR family oxidoreductase, whose protein sequence is MPTVLITGCSSGFGLETARLFLDRGWRVVATMRNPGAAALPASENLQILPFDVTDEASVTSAVAAAGPIDVLVNNAGFGAAVPIELIEAQTARALFDTNTLGTLAMIQAVLPQFRERRAGVIINVTSSATLKPLPLISIYRASKAAVNALTESLAVEVEPFGVRVHIVLPGRSPETRFGDNAMPHLRGLDNSDYAPLIEGMISQFRNSDGPVTYAPDVANAIWLAATDPSAPLKIPAGKDAEEWMAELA, encoded by the coding sequence ATGCCTACCGTCCTCATCACCGGCTGTTCGTCGGGCTTTGGCCTCGAGACCGCTCGCCTGTTCCTCGACCGCGGCTGGAGGGTCGTCGCGACAATGCGAAATCCCGGCGCCGCGGCGCTGCCGGCCTCCGAAAACCTGCAAATCCTGCCGTTCGACGTCACCGACGAGGCCAGCGTCACAAGCGCAGTTGCCGCAGCGGGCCCGATCGACGTACTCGTCAACAACGCCGGTTTCGGCGCTGCGGTGCCGATCGAACTCATCGAAGCGCAGACCGCCCGAGCATTGTTCGACACCAATACACTCGGCACGCTGGCCATGATCCAGGCAGTTCTTCCGCAGTTTCGCGAGCGCCGGGCCGGCGTCATCATCAATGTAACTTCGTCGGCAACGCTGAAGCCTCTGCCGCTGATCAGCATCTACCGGGCAAGCAAGGCTGCGGTGAATGCGCTCACGGAATCGCTAGCGGTCGAGGTCGAGCCCTTCGGTGTACGGGTGCATATCGTGCTGCCCGGTCGTTCCCCCGAAACGCGCTTCGGTGACAACGCGATGCCGCACCTGCGCGGTCTGGACAATTCCGACTATGCACCGTTGATCGAAGGTATGATCTCCCAGTTCAGGAACAGCGACGGTCCGGTGACGTATGCGCCCGACGTTGCGAATGCGATATGGCTTGCGGCCACCGATCCCTCGGCGCCGCTCAAAATCCCCGCCGGCAAGGATGCCGAAGAATGGATGGCCGAACTGGCCTGA
- a CDS encoding metallophosphoesterase, with translation MAPKIAIALVLLIASQFHFWSRLSSGSVFAPEFPRPLVILFNWVFGAIVLLAVFQAALDLAGLAARIGGIASGDWIEARYCIAVAAFALAGVGVGQAVRVPRLREVTVTIPNLPAAFEGYTLVQLTDLHISRLFPAIWTRAVVDATNRLGADLIVVTGDVIDGSVADRRQDVEPLRDLRAADGIYLIPGNHEYLSGYDAWMAHLASLGMRVLANAHSVITRGSAKLILAGVTDPSARGAGKPLPDLDEALAGSPPNGPVVLLDHEPGRARKAAERGVALQLSGHTHGGMIMGLDRIVARANGGFVSGRYAVGDMTLYVNNGTGIWPGFALRLGKPSELTRITLRRGDD, from the coding sequence ATGGCACCCAAGATAGCGATTGCCCTGGTTCTGCTGATTGCCTCCCAGTTTCATTTCTGGAGCCGTCTTTCGTCGGGTTCGGTTTTCGCCCCGGAATTCCCGCGGCCGCTGGTGATCCTGTTCAACTGGGTCTTCGGCGCCATCGTCCTGCTTGCTGTATTTCAGGCCGCGCTCGATCTGGCAGGACTTGCCGCGAGGATCGGCGGAATTGCTTCAGGTGACTGGATCGAGGCGCGTTATTGCATCGCCGTCGCCGCCTTCGCGCTGGCTGGCGTCGGTGTAGGGCAGGCCGTTCGCGTTCCCCGGTTGCGGGAGGTGACGGTCACTATTCCGAACCTGCCCGCCGCATTCGAGGGCTATACCCTTGTTCAGCTGACCGACCTGCATATCAGTCGGCTATTTCCCGCGATTTGGACCCGTGCCGTGGTGGATGCCACCAATCGGCTCGGGGCGGACCTGATCGTCGTCACGGGCGACGTGATCGACGGAAGTGTCGCCGACCGGCGGCAGGACGTCGAGCCACTGCGCGACTTGCGAGCGGCTGACGGCATCTATCTTATCCCCGGCAACCACGAATATCTATCCGGGTACGATGCATGGATGGCGCATCTTGCCTCGCTTGGCATGCGTGTGCTGGCGAACGCCCACTCCGTCATCACGCGCGGCTCTGCCAAGCTAATTCTTGCCGGCGTCACCGACCCTTCCGCGCGCGGGGCCGGCAAGCCGCTTCCTGATCTGGACGAAGCACTGGCAGGCAGCCCCCCGAATGGCCCTGTGGTGCTGCTGGACCACGAACCGGGTAGAGCGCGGAAGGCGGCCGAACGCGGTGTGGCGCTGCAACTATCGGGGCATACCCATGGCGGTATGATCATGGGGTTGGACCGTATCGTCGCGCGCGCCAATGGCGGGTTCGTGTCGGGTCGGTATGCCGTTGGCGATATGACCCTTTACGTCAATAATGGCACTGGAATATGGCCCGGCTTCGCCTTGCGGCTGGGCAAGCCTTCCGAATTGACGCGCATCACCTTGCGCCGGGGCGACGACTGA
- a CDS encoding TonB-dependent receptor: MKALAKKTLHLTCGLAAMSVSTAALAQETAPADTGLGDIVVTAERRTENLQQVPVSVGVVAGDQLRNLQAGGDDILALSGRVPGLYAETTTGRIFPRFYIRGLGNIDFYLGASQPVSIIQDDVVLEHVVLKSNPVYDMDQVEVLRGPQGSLFGRNTTAGIIKFDSIKPSTDRWTGRFNASYGEYGSASVDAGVGGPIVADTLAVRVSGLYQRRDDWIDNVYTGPSADGTVSPRKNAMGGFEERDARVQLLLAPQGSPFSMLTSFHARKYEGTSTIFHRAALKKGSNNASAEPRDEIALDEAHNNPQAYDTYGASNRIALDFGGVTLTSITAWETTSGYSRGDTDGGAAADYRVGGVPNGYGQSQGNLRDLDQLTQELRLSSNGDTRFKWQVGAMYFDERNITDFYQRAFFLTPPANNPNNWVRLRNQNTSWGLFGQVSYELTPGLTVTAGGRYTNDTKKTRLLKTANRVDGSVSYTGRRYVRLSDEQPSWDVSVLYEATPEVSLYARVARGFRGPTIQGRSAVFNSDFTTADSETILSGEAGIKTSLLGNRVRFNLSGFAYRVKDIQLNGNDSDGNGVLFNADKAQAYGLEAELEARPIPNLSLTAGLSLLHTEIKDKNVYAQVCALNGVVVCTVQDPTITVPGRGVFAQIDGNPLPNAPKYTANIAARYDVPLGNGGSIFASTDWTLQGYTNFVLYKTAEFYSRGDFEGGLKIGYTAPGGRYEIAAFARNITNEKNLKGVIENYMAAVFNEPRIIGGSLSGKF; the protein is encoded by the coding sequence ATGAAAGCGCTCGCCAAGAAGACCCTGCACCTCACTTGCGGCCTTGCCGCCATGAGCGTGTCAACTGCCGCCCTGGCACAGGAAACCGCCCCCGCCGACACCGGCCTTGGCGATATCGTGGTAACGGCTGAGCGCCGCACCGAGAACCTTCAGCAGGTTCCGGTTTCCGTGGGCGTGGTCGCGGGCGACCAACTGCGCAACTTGCAGGCCGGCGGCGACGACATCCTCGCCCTCTCGGGCCGCGTCCCGGGCCTCTATGCCGAGACCACGACGGGCCGCATCTTCCCGCGCTTCTACATCCGGGGCCTGGGCAACATCGACTTCTACCTCGGCGCCTCTCAGCCGGTTTCGATCATCCAGGACGACGTCGTGCTGGAACATGTCGTCCTGAAATCCAACCCGGTCTACGACATGGACCAGGTGGAAGTGCTGCGCGGCCCGCAGGGTTCGCTGTTCGGCCGCAACACCACGGCGGGCATCATCAAGTTCGATTCGATCAAGCCCTCCACCGATCGCTGGACCGGCCGCTTCAATGCTAGCTACGGCGAATACGGATCGGCTTCGGTCGACGCGGGCGTGGGCGGGCCGATCGTTGCGGACACTTTGGCCGTGCGCGTCTCGGGCCTCTACCAGCGCCGTGATGACTGGATCGACAACGTCTACACCGGCCCCAGCGCCGATGGCACCGTGTCGCCCAGGAAGAACGCCATGGGCGGCTTCGAGGAACGCGACGCCCGTGTCCAGTTGCTGCTGGCACCGCAGGGCAGCCCCTTCTCGATGCTGACCAGTTTCCATGCCCGCAAGTACGAGGGCACTTCGACGATCTTCCACCGCGCTGCGCTGAAAAAGGGCTCGAACAACGCCAGCGCCGAACCGCGTGACGAAATCGCGCTCGACGAAGCGCACAACAACCCGCAGGCCTATGACACCTACGGCGCCTCCAACCGCATCGCGCTCGATTTCGGCGGTGTCACGCTCACCTCGATCACCGCTTGGGAAACCACGTCGGGCTATAGCCGGGGCGATACCGACGGCGGCGCGGCGGCAGACTATCGGGTGGGCGGCGTGCCCAACGGCTACGGCCAATCCCAGGGCAACCTTCGCGATCTCGACCAGCTTACCCAGGAGCTCCGCCTGTCCAGCAATGGCGACACCCGCTTCAAGTGGCAGGTCGGCGCGATGTATTTCGACGAGCGCAACATCACCGACTTCTACCAGCGCGCCTTCTTCCTCACCCCGCCCGCGAACAATCCGAACAACTGGGTCCGCCTGCGCAACCAGAACACCAGTTGGGGTCTGTTCGGGCAGGTTAGCTACGAATTGACGCCAGGCCTGACCGTGACCGCCGGAGGACGCTACACCAACGACACCAAGAAGACCCGCCTGCTAAAGACCGCGAACCGCGTCGACGGTTCGGTCAGCTACACCGGCCGCCGCTATGTGCGCCTTTCCGACGAACAGCCCAGCTGGGACGTCAGCGTGCTTTACGAGGCCACCCCGGAAGTCAGCCTCTATGCCCGCGTGGCGCGCGGTTTCCGCGGTCCGACCATCCAGGGCCGCTCGGCCGTGTTCAACTCGGACTTCACCACGGCGGATTCAGAAACGATCCTCTCCGGCGAGGCCGGCATCAAGACCAGCCTGTTGGGCAACCGCGTGCGCTTCAACCTTTCGGGCTTCGCCTATCGGGTGAAGGACATCCAGCTCAACGGCAACGACAGCGACGGCAACGGCGTGTTGTTCAACGCCGACAAGGCGCAGGCATACGGCCTGGAAGCCGAACTGGAAGCACGCCCGATCCCCAACCTCTCGCTCACGGCAGGCCTCAGCCTGCTGCACACCGAGATCAAGGATAAGAACGTCTACGCACAGGTCTGCGCCCTCAACGGCGTGGTCGTCTGCACGGTGCAGGACCCTACCATCACCGTGCCCGGTCGCGGCGTCTTCGCGCAGATCGACGGCAACCCCCTGCCCAACGCGCCCAAATACACCGCCAACATCGCGGCGCGCTATGACGTTCCCCTCGGCAATGGCGGCTCGATCTTCGCCTCGACCGACTGGACCTTGCAGGGATACACGAACTTCGTGCTCTACAAGACCGCCGAGTTCTACTCGCGCGGGGACTTCGAGGGCGGCCTCAAGATCGGCTACACGGCCCCCGGAGGCCGCTACGAAATCGCCGCTTTCGCCCGCAACATCACCAATGAGAAGAACCTCAAGGGCGTGATCGAGAACTACATGGCGGCCGTGTTCAACGAACCGCGCATCATCGGCGGATCGCTCTCGGGCAAGTTCTGA
- a CDS encoding energy transducer TonB has translation MARLEAERRNVRLHTGGGAGAQGTVFFRIERSGRLLEASVAQSTGRRALDRAALTVVRCAAPYSAIPEALPDELAITLPVEFLVGDHSAMVAGQ, from the coding sequence ATGGCAAGGCTCGAAGCGGAGCGCCGCAATGTAAGGCTGCACACGGGCGGCGGCGCGGGAGCGCAGGGTACGGTATTTTTTCGTATCGAGCGCAGCGGGCGCCTGCTCGAAGCTTCGGTAGCGCAGTCGACCGGGCGGCGGGCGCTGGACCGAGCGGCACTGACCGTCGTTCGCTGCGCTGCGCCTTATTCGGCGATCCCCGAGGCATTGCCGGATGAACTGGCGATCACTTTGCCGGTGGAGTTCCTGGTCGGCGATCATTCCGCCATGGTCGCAGGGCAATGA
- a CDS encoding RNA polymerase sigma factor — MSGRDAALVAHHHDSLRAYVRSLVDSSPLAADIVQETWVRAIPSLRQGKVGNVRAFLYHIARSLVIDGARERGKWSPWVLDEGLGGLIADDAPSAERTVLARDGLRLLLELVESLPPRCREVFALRKIEGLHQAEIAEKLGITRGAVEKHLRHALLVLATRLGEIDGAA; from the coding sequence ATGAGCGGACGTGATGCGGCGCTGGTGGCGCATCACCACGATTCGCTTCGGGCTTATGTGCGGTCGCTGGTCGATTCTTCTCCGCTTGCTGCAGACATCGTCCAGGAGACATGGGTGCGTGCGATCCCTTCCCTGCGGCAGGGAAAGGTCGGGAACGTCCGTGCGTTTCTTTACCACATCGCTCGCAGTCTGGTGATCGACGGAGCCCGGGAACGCGGCAAATGGTCGCCGTGGGTGCTGGACGAGGGTCTTGGGGGGCTAATCGCGGATGATGCGCCATCTGCCGAGCGCACGGTTCTGGCACGCGACGGGCTGCGGCTGCTGCTCGAACTGGTGGAGAGCCTGCCGCCCCGCTGCCGGGAGGTCTTTGCCCTGCGCAAGATCGAAGGATTGCATCAAGCGGAAATCGCGGAAAAATTGGGCATCACGCGCGGCGCGGTGGAAAAGCATTTGCGCCATGCGCTGTTGGTCCTCGCTACGCGGCTTGGCGAAATCGACGGGGCGGCGTGA